A segment of the Triticum urartu cultivar G1812 chromosome 1, Tu2.1, whole genome shotgun sequence genome:
CCGCGGAGCTGATGGGCTCTCCATGATGAAAATGGACTGACCAGCCGTGCCTGTGCTGCTCCTGTACGGCGAGGCTGGAGTTGACTTGAAAAGCGGCAGACCGTCTTCACGAGCCAATGGGGACATCACACGCTGACTCTCCCCATTTACCTGCCCTCTGTACGACCTCTCCTCTGCAATGTCATAGTAATCAGCGGTCCTCACCTCCTGAGCGAGAGAGCACGAGCAGCAGCACAGCCACTGGAAGCAGTCCGTGACGTCGGGGTTACGGCAGCAGAAGGGGTTCCCAGGGAGGTTGAATCTCTTCCTCATCTGTATTCTCCAGAAGCCGCCGTACAGCAAACCGAAGAAGCACAGCGCGATGCCGGTGAGCCCCAGCGCCTCTCGCAGGGTTTCGTTGTTGATGTTGACTGCTGCCAGGTTGAAGATGAAGAACGGAGCCAGGCAAAAGAGCAGGAATGTTGCAATGTGGACGTACATGTTGCCGAACCCAAGCCTCTGAACATTCCACCCGAAAACACAGCAGCTGCAGAAAATTGACAAGTATGCAATGGTTATGCTGTCCCAGAAATCTGATAGCCCGCCGACCCACTCAGGCCTGCTCTCCACGAAACGGCGCTCGTCGCTTTGAAGAAAAGAGTATCTTCTCTCAAGTGACCTCCCTGAAGTTGCTGGCCTGGCGCCTTCAGTTGATGTGACCCCGGCTTGTGCTTCTGGATCACCTTCTCTCAGCTCTGCATCATAATCCTTCCCAAGAGGACTCACAATGTTATACACACTAGCGAATAACGCAGCCCCAAATGCAAAAGAAATAGTCACGGCGACACCAAGGGGAGGCCTTTCAGATCTGCGGTACCCTATGTTGAGACCACACAAGGCATACTGGGCGAAGCAGTTCAGATTAAGAAAGACCACAACCACCATCATGTGCATCCACTCATTAGGCTTATATGTCCCATTTTTGCAGTATTCTTTCCTAAGCCTTAAAATGTCCTTTTGGTCCCATCGACACAAGAGCACAAAGTTATAGATCCGCATCGGGTGTTGGTAAAGGCACATGAGTGTGAATAATGCATTCAAAATTTGGTTGTTCACTTCAAACCAGGCGTCTCTTTCTGATTTGCTAGGCAAAGCATGATTCAGCATCCCGGTCATAACCATGAAGAGTATTGCACCAGATACAGAAACAACAGCAATCCAGACAAAAAGGGCCATGTTAAGAGGCTGCCTTATCCAATCCTTGCCCATTGCCCACAGATGACCCCAGTTAATTTTCCTGATTAATCGAAAATGTTCGTGATTGTCATGGTTGTCAGAATGGATTGAACGTGAAAAATCATCACGCTGAAGTGCAAGCTGTCGAAACTTGACTGAAGGAGAAGGACCCAGCTTCTTAAAGTGGGCACCACTAGAAAAGCGACTCACAAAGTTGAGGCACCCACTCCGTTGATTTCCCTGTTTTGAAACATTTTGAGTGGAAAGACTGTTGACATCTGTGACTCCGGGATCATTTTCTGATGTCTTTGACTCTACTTGTTGAGTATCAGCTTTGAGGTTTCCATTACCATTAGGGACCATTTTGTTCAGTAGGAGTCTTCAGAATGTAGAAGCAGTCTTAACCTCCTTCGCGAAACAAGAGCAAGCTATTTTACTATCGGACTTGAAGTTCCATGTTCCACAGGATCGGTTGCTGTACTGTAATCTTTATATGAACTGGGCATTGGCCACCAAATTCTGCACAAACAGAAACAGGTCCAAAAGAAAGCAGATGATCATTACGCAAATTTAGGCAAAACTCATCCGTACATAAGCATCTCAAATTTAGACAAAAAGATAGACAAAGGTATAAGACTCTTATCATCTTATCCTGTTTCGATCTTTCAGCTATTCTGGGAATTATTTTTTGACAACTTGTACATAAGCATCTCAAATTCTCAATCAGACAATCCACCAATCACTGGCTATAGCTATACAGTGAAACCAAAGGGCATAAACATGAAAACATGTCCCTGAAGGGAAGAATAAGAGGGGTCGATTACCAACAGCACAGCCATGGTCCATCATTATTGGCATTGTCTATCTAAGGCGAACACATAAAAATCAACATCTCAAACCTCCATGAAATCCGAATTGCTTTCCGAAAAGATTTTTGTGCTAGTATATAAAATTTCAGCTGCTAACAGCAACagcaaacacatgtagcaagtacAGTAGGCACTAGGCAGATACATCACAAATCGGCTATCGATAGAGTTCAAGCAGCatgaagaaaaaaaatcaatAGAAGCATTACTTACTCTGCATAAGCTTTTCTATAAACACCACCCACATCATTCTACAATATTGCAGTTTTATGAGTGCAGTAGGTAGGTACCCCCATTGGCTCGGATTTATAGCTGTATCTAGAATTCGAGATGCTTTAAGTAGTTGTGCGGATACAACTCTCCCAATAGCTTGTGTCTATGTGTGACATCTTTGAGTTCATACTGTTGAATGCATTATGATGAATCCTAACATCTCAATCTTGTGACATCTGACATGCTTTCGGTACCGCTTACAATGGGGAAATTTTAAAGAACGCATGTTTCAAACAGCTGTTGCTATCAAAACTCATACATATTAAATCTATGTGACTCAACCGAAAGCTGTAACAGGGTTAAATAACTCGGCCCTTGGATCTATTAGAACGTCGGAATGAGTAAGAGCAGACTGATACAAACTTGGTATACCACAGACAACCAGAAGATGCTCACATGCCAGAAACACAGGGACGTCTAAACATTAGTACAACGCACAAGAAAACCTAACTATTTAGTGAATGACTGAATTGACAAAGGGAAAATAGCTAGCTCGTGCAAGCTCCTGAACCACGCCAAGTCGAATGCTAAACAGCACTACTATCAGATAAGTCAATACCACCAGTACTTCTGCAACGAACCGACCTGGCTGGCTGCTAGGGGT
Coding sequences within it:
- the LOC125521549 gene encoding uncharacterized protein LOC125521549, with the translated sequence MVPNGNGNLKADTQQVESKTSENDPGVTDVNSLSTQNVSKQGNQRSGCLNFVSRFSSGAHFKKLGPSPSVKFRQLALQRDDFSRSIHSDNHDNHEHFRLIRKINWGHLWAMGKDWIRQPLNMALFVWIAVVSVSGAILFMVMTGMLNHALPSKSERDAWFEVNNQILNALFTLMCLYQHPMRIYNFVLLCRWDQKDILRLRKEYCKNGTYKPNEWMHMMVVVVFLNLNCFAQYALCGLNIGYRRSERPPLGVAVTISFAFGAALFASVYNIVSPLGKDYDAELREGDPEAQAGVTSTEGARPATSGRSLERRYSFLQSDERRFVESRPEWVGGLSDFWDSITIAYLSIFCSCCVFGWNVQRLGFGNMYVHIATFLLFCLAPFFIFNLAAVNINNETLREALGLTGIALCFFGLLYGGFWRIQMRKRFNLPGNPFCCRNPDVTDCFQWLCCCSCSLAQEVRTADYYDIAEERSYRGQVNGESQRVMSPLAREDGLPLFKSTPASPYRSSTGTAGQSIFIMESPSAPRRSSGATPPGSSPANGGDRAMKAPAPSVLHREGEDES